In Streptomyces sp. NBC_01707, a genomic segment contains:
- a CDS encoding acyl-CoA dehydrogenase family protein, with the protein MDFAFDARTEELRTKLLAFMDEHVLPAEKIADEQRALLASPWDTPQVVEDLKAQARKQGLWNLFLPDAEYGAGLTNLQYAPLAEITGRSPQLAPTALNCAAPDTGNMEVLFQFGTEEQKKQWLEPLLAGEIRSAFAMTEPEVASSDAMNIETRIVRDGDDYVINGRKWYISGAMNPDCRIFIVMGKTDPDGPDIRRQQSMILVPRDTPGLEVRRAMQVYGYEDHYHGGHAEVVFTDVRVPAANLIGEEGGGFAIAQARLGPGRIHHCMRLIGMAERAIELMCRRAVSRTAFGKPLAQQGVVQNWIADARVTVEQLRLLVLKTAWLMDTVGNRGAHTEIQAIKIATPRAVVDILDQAVQLHGAGGVSQDFPLAELWAAARTLRLADGPDEVHQRSLARREIKRYL; encoded by the coding sequence ATGGATTTCGCATTCGACGCCCGCACGGAAGAGCTGCGCACCAAGCTGCTCGCCTTCATGGACGAGCATGTCCTCCCGGCCGAGAAGATCGCGGACGAGCAGCGCGCGCTGCTCGCCTCCCCGTGGGACACCCCGCAGGTCGTCGAGGACCTGAAGGCGCAGGCGCGCAAGCAGGGCCTGTGGAACCTCTTCCTGCCCGACGCGGAGTACGGCGCCGGGCTGACCAACCTCCAGTACGCTCCGCTCGCCGAAATCACCGGCCGATCCCCGCAGTTGGCGCCGACCGCGCTGAACTGCGCGGCGCCGGACACCGGGAACATGGAGGTGCTCTTCCAGTTCGGCACCGAGGAGCAGAAGAAGCAGTGGCTGGAGCCGCTGCTCGCCGGTGAGATCCGGTCGGCGTTCGCCATGACGGAGCCCGAGGTGGCCTCGTCCGACGCGATGAACATCGAGACCCGGATCGTGCGGGATGGCGACGACTACGTCATCAACGGCCGTAAGTGGTACATCTCGGGGGCGATGAACCCGGACTGCCGGATCTTCATCGTGATGGGCAAGACCGATCCGGACGGCCCCGACATCCGCCGCCAGCAGTCGATGATCCTGGTCCCGCGCGACACTCCCGGCCTCGAAGTGCGGCGCGCGATGCAGGTGTACGGGTACGAGGACCACTACCACGGCGGTCACGCGGAAGTCGTGTTCACCGATGTGCGGGTGCCCGCCGCGAACCTGATCGGCGAGGAGGGCGGCGGCTTCGCCATCGCCCAGGCGCGGCTCGGCCCGGGCCGGATCCACCACTGCATGCGGCTGATCGGGATGGCCGAGCGGGCCATCGAGCTGATGTGCAGGCGGGCGGTGTCCCGTACAGCCTTCGGCAAGCCGCTCGCCCAGCAGGGCGTCGTGCAGAACTGGATCGCGGACGCGCGGGTCACGGTGGAGCAGCTGCGGCTGCTGGTGCTGAAGACGGCGTGGCTGATGGACACGGTCGGCAACCGGGGTGCGCACACGGAGATCCAGGCCATCAAGATCGCCACCCCTCGCGCGGTGGTCGACATCCTCGACCAGGCGGTGCAGCTGCACGGTGCGGGCGGCGTCAGCCAGGACTTCCCGCTGGCGGAACTGTGGGCGGCGGCGCGGACGCTGCGGCTGGCCGACGGGCCCGACGAGGTGCACCAGAGGTCCCTGGCGCGACGTGAGATCAAGCGGTACCTGTAG
- a CDS encoding TetR/AcrR family transcriptional regulator has translation MARTTDGNDAPVPQRLLAAATRLFAEQGYDRTSVQEIVEAAGVTKGALYHYFGSKEDLLQEVYARVLRLQQERLDAFADAEAPVEQRLRDAAADVVVTTIENLDDASIFFRSMHHLSPEKNKQVRVERRRYHERFRALVEEGQQSGVFSTATPADLVVDYHFGSVHHLSTWYRPDGPLSQQEVADHLADLLLRALRP, from the coding sequence ATGGCCAGAACGACGGACGGGAACGATGCCCCGGTCCCGCAGCGGCTGCTGGCCGCCGCCACCCGGCTCTTCGCCGAGCAGGGTTACGACCGCACGTCGGTCCAGGAGATCGTCGAGGCGGCGGGCGTCACCAAAGGGGCGCTCTACCACTACTTCGGATCCAAGGAGGACCTCCTCCAGGAGGTCTACGCCCGGGTGCTGCGGCTCCAGCAGGAGCGCCTCGACGCCTTCGCCGACGCCGAGGCGCCGGTCGAGCAGCGGCTGCGGGACGCGGCGGCGGATGTCGTCGTCACGACGATCGAGAACCTCGACGACGCGTCGATCTTCTTCCGGTCCATGCACCATCTGAGCCCGGAGAAGAACAAGCAGGTGCGGGTGGAGCGGCGCCGCTACCACGAGCGGTTCCGGGCGCTGGTCGAGGAGGGGCAGCAGAGCGGGGTGTTCTCGACGGCGACGCCGGCGGATCTGGTGGTGGACTACCACTTCGGCTCGGTGCACCACCTGTCGACGTGGTACCGGCCGGACGGCCCGCTCAGCCAGCAGGAGGTCGCCGACCATCTGGCCGACCTGCTGCTGCGTGCGCTGCGGCCGTAG
- a CDS encoding AMP-binding protein, translated as MTESDAAAGSGYAAKPWIALLSEAQRAPVSPAETLVHAFRASVARAPEHPALAYFDGRLSYRETDELSDSVAGHLAAKGLQRGDRVAIMLQNSPQFVLALLGAWKAGATVVPLNPMYKSGEVGHVLKDAEVAALICADRAWDSYLRDTAAAAPTVRIAVTACELDLQSQNDDRVLNFERLPAPEDADDLVAVARRGLAAPEDRELTAADVALISYTSGTSGTPKGAMNSHGNIMVNAERQRTGHPVAEGSSYFALAPLFHITGMVCQLAACLTNAGTLVLAYRFHPGVVLDAFAEHRPAYTVGPSTAFMALAAHPDVTREHFASFQVISSGGAPLPPALVEKFRAGFGPYIRNGYGLTECTAPCASVPPEREAPVDPVSGTLSVGVPGPDTIVRILDENGDEVPFGEQGEIAVRGPQVVSGYWRLPEASAAAFPDGELRTGDIGFMDRDGWLYVVDRKKDMINASGFKVWPREVEDVLYTHPAVREAAVVGVPDAYRGETVRAYVSLRPGAVVEPGELGSYCKERLAAYKYPREVEILPELPKTASGKILRRELRSAQ; from the coding sequence ATGACCGAGTCCGACGCCGCCGCCGGGTCCGGCTACGCGGCAAAGCCCTGGATCGCCCTGCTCAGCGAGGCCCAGCGGGCCCCCGTCAGCCCCGCCGAGACCTTGGTGCACGCCTTTCGCGCCTCCGTCGCCCGCGCCCCCGAGCACCCGGCCCTCGCCTACTTCGACGGGCGCCTCAGCTACCGCGAGACCGATGAGCTCTCCGACTCGGTCGCCGGTCATCTCGCCGCGAAGGGCCTGCAGCGCGGCGACCGGGTCGCGATCATGCTGCAGAACTCCCCGCAGTTCGTACTCGCGCTGCTCGGCGCCTGGAAGGCGGGGGCGACCGTCGTCCCGCTCAACCCGATGTACAAGTCCGGCGAGGTCGGCCATGTGCTGAAGGACGCCGAGGTCGCCGCGCTGATCTGCGCGGACCGGGCCTGGGACTCGTATCTGCGGGACACCGCGGCCGCCGCCCCGACGGTACGGATCGCCGTCACCGCCTGCGAGCTCGACCTCCAGAGCCAGAACGACGACCGGGTCCTGAACTTCGAGCGGCTGCCGGCCCCCGAGGACGCCGACGACCTCGTGGCCGTCGCCCGCCGCGGGCTCGCCGCCCCCGAAGACCGCGAGCTCACCGCCGCCGACGTGGCGCTGATCAGCTACACCTCCGGGACCAGCGGCACCCCCAAGGGCGCCATGAACTCCCACGGCAACATCATGGTCAACGCCGAGCGCCAGCGAACCGGACACCCGGTCGCCGAGGGCTCCTCGTACTTCGCGCTCGCCCCGCTGTTCCACATCACCGGCATGGTGTGCCAGCTGGCCGCCTGTCTCACCAACGCGGGCACCCTCGTCCTCGCATACCGCTTCCACCCCGGTGTCGTCCTCGACGCGTTCGCCGAGCACCGCCCCGCGTACACCGTCGGACCGTCGACCGCCTTCATGGCGCTCGCCGCCCACCCCGACGTGACCCGTGAGCACTTCGCCTCGTTCCAGGTGATCTCGTCCGGCGGTGCACCGCTGCCGCCCGCGCTCGTGGAGAAGTTCCGTGCGGGCTTCGGCCCGTACATCCGCAACGGCTACGGTCTCACCGAGTGCACGGCGCCCTGTGCCTCCGTACCGCCCGAGCGGGAAGCCCCCGTCGACCCGGTCTCCGGGACGCTCTCCGTCGGCGTTCCCGGCCCGGACACGATCGTCCGGATCCTCGACGAGAACGGCGACGAGGTGCCGTTCGGCGAACAGGGCGAGATCGCCGTCCGCGGCCCCCAGGTCGTCTCCGGCTACTGGCGGCTGCCCGAGGCCTCCGCCGCCGCCTTCCCGGACGGTGAGCTGCGGACGGGCGACATCGGCTTCATGGACCGCGACGGCTGGCTGTACGTCGTCGACCGCAAGAAGGACATGATCAACGCCTCCGGCTTCAAGGTCTGGCCGCGCGAGGTGGAAGATGTCCTGTACACCCACCCGGCGGTGCGGGAAGCGGCCGTCGTCGGTGTCCCCGACGCCTACCGCGGCGAGACCGTCCGGGCGTACGTCAGCCTGCGGCCCGGTGCCGTGGTCGAGCCCGGAGAGCTGGGCTCGTACTGCAAGGAGCGGCTCGCCGCCTACAAGTACCCGCGTGAGGTCGAGATCCTGCCTGAACTCCCGAAGACGGCGAGTGGGAAGATCCTCAGGCGGGAACTGCGTTCAGCGCAGTAG
- a CDS encoding FAD-binding dehydrogenase — MAYDADVIVIGAGLAGLVATAELVDAGRTVILLDQEPEQSIGGQAHWSFGGLFLVDSPEQRRMRIKDSHELALQDWLGTAGFDRKEDHWPRKWAEAYVDFAAGEKRSWLHAQGLRIFPVVGWAERGGYDANGHGNSVPRFHITWGTGPGVVAPFERRVREGVAKGLVQLRFRHRVTGLGRTAGSIDTVTGELLEPSGAQRGTASSREATGAFELKAQAVIVTSGGIGGNHDLVRKQWPERLGTPPAKMLSGVPAHVDGLMLGITEEAGAHHINRDRMWHYTEGIENWNPIWAKHGIRILPGPSSLWLDARGKRLPVPLFPGFDTLGTLEHITKSGYDYTWFVLDQKIIGKEFALSGSEQNPDLTGKSIRGVIGRARADVPGPVKSFMDNGVDFVVEKDLESLVRGMNALTDEPLIDAAELRREITARDRETANPFTKDLQITAIRGARTYLGDKLIRTAAPHRILDPEAGPLIAVRLNILTRKSLGGLETDLSSRVLREDGTPLSGVYAAGEAAGFGGGGVHGYRSLEGTFLGGCIFSGRAAGRAAAEAVG, encoded by the coding sequence ATGGCGTACGACGCTGATGTGATCGTGATCGGGGCAGGGCTCGCGGGCCTTGTGGCCACCGCCGAGCTCGTCGACGCGGGCCGCACGGTGATCCTGCTCGACCAGGAGCCCGAGCAGTCGATCGGCGGCCAGGCGCACTGGTCCTTCGGCGGCCTCTTCCTCGTCGACTCGCCCGAGCAGCGCCGCATGCGGATCAAGGACAGCCACGAGCTGGCCCTCCAGGACTGGCTCGGTACGGCCGGCTTCGACCGCAAGGAGGACCACTGGCCGCGGAAGTGGGCCGAGGCGTACGTCGACTTCGCAGCCGGCGAGAAGCGGTCCTGGCTGCACGCCCAGGGGCTGCGGATCTTCCCCGTCGTCGGCTGGGCCGAACGTGGCGGCTACGACGCGAACGGCCACGGCAACTCCGTGCCCCGCTTCCACATCACCTGGGGCACCGGCCCCGGTGTCGTGGCCCCCTTCGAGCGCCGGGTCCGTGAGGGCGTCGCCAAGGGGCTCGTCCAGCTGAGGTTCCGCCATCGGGTCACCGGCCTCGGCCGCACCGCCGGCTCGATCGACACCGTGACCGGTGAACTCCTCGAACCGAGCGGGGCCCAGCGCGGCACCGCCAGCAGCCGCGAGGCGACCGGCGCCTTCGAGCTGAAGGCCCAGGCGGTGATCGTCACCTCCGGCGGCATCGGCGGCAACCACGACCTCGTACGCAAGCAGTGGCCCGAACGGCTCGGCACCCCGCCCGCGAAGATGCTCTCCGGGGTCCCCGCCCACGTCGACGGGCTGATGCTCGGCATCACCGAGGAAGCGGGCGCCCACCACATCAACCGCGACCGCATGTGGCACTACACCGAGGGCATCGAGAACTGGAACCCGATCTGGGCCAAGCACGGCATCCGGATCCTGCCGGGACCCTCCTCGCTCTGGCTGGACGCCCGGGGCAAGCGGCTGCCGGTCCCGCTCTTCCCCGGCTTCGACACGCTCGGCACCCTCGAGCACATCACGAAGTCCGGCTACGACTACACCTGGTTCGTTCTCGACCAGAAGATCATCGGCAAGGAGTTCGCGCTCTCCGGCTCGGAGCAGAATCCCGACCTGACCGGTAAGTCGATCCGCGGCGTGATCGGCCGGGCGCGTGCGGACGTGCCGGGTCCGGTGAAGTCGTTCATGGACAACGGTGTGGACTTCGTCGTCGAGAAGGACCTCGAATCGCTGGTCCGCGGCATGAACGCGCTCACCGACGAACCGCTGATCGACGCGGCGGAGCTGCGTCGCGAGATCACCGCCCGGGACCGCGAGACAGCCAACCCGTTCACCAAGGACCTCCAGATCACGGCGATCCGCGGCGCCCGCACCTATCTCGGCGACAAGCTGATCCGTACAGCGGCCCCGCATCGCATCCTGGACCCCGAGGCCGGTCCGCTGATCGCCGTACGACTCAACATCCTGACCCGGAAGTCGCTCGGCGGACTGGAGACGGACCTGTCGTCGCGGGTGCTCAGGGAGGACGGCACACCCCTGTCCGGCGTGTACGCGGCGGGGGAGGCGGCAGGGTTCGGCGGCGGCGGGGTGCACGGCTACCGCTCGCTCGAAGGGACCTTCCTCGGTGGCTGCATATTCTCCGGGCGGGCGGCGGGCCGGGCCGCGGCGGAGGCGGTCGGCTAG
- a CDS encoding phosphotransferase family protein yields the protein MSSVHPPGLDLDRLRGHLDRERPGLVNGPLEARLIEGGRSNLTYIVTDGTGHWVVRRPPLGHVLATAHDMKREHRVISALHPTAVPVPEPVLLCEDDSVIGSPFYLMEYVEGTPYRTAEQLAPLGPERTRAAILGLVDTLVELHAVDPGSVGLGDFGRPEGFLDRQLRRWGKQLDASRNRELPGIDELHAALGRELPVSPAPTVIHGDYRLDNVLIGSDDEIKAVLDWEMSTLGDPLTDLGLLVMYSSDLGLPESPVSTTSGAAGHPAPAELIERYATRSGRDTSAISWYTAFAWFKLAVILEGIHYRYTLGQTVGAGFDRIGDLVPVFIEHGLTTLQEG from the coding sequence ATGAGCTCAGTCCACCCGCCAGGTCTCGACCTGGACCGGCTCCGCGGACATCTCGACCGCGAGCGGCCGGGTCTGGTGAACGGACCGCTCGAAGCCCGCCTCATCGAGGGCGGTCGCTCCAACCTGACGTACATCGTCACGGACGGCACCGGTCACTGGGTCGTCCGCCGGCCGCCGCTCGGCCATGTCCTCGCCACCGCGCACGACATGAAGCGCGAGCACCGGGTGATCAGTGCACTGCATCCGACCGCCGTGCCGGTGCCCGAACCGGTGCTCCTCTGCGAGGACGACTCCGTCATCGGGTCGCCGTTCTACCTCATGGAGTACGTCGAGGGGACCCCGTACCGCACCGCCGAGCAGCTCGCCCCGCTCGGCCCCGAGCGCACCCGGGCGGCCATCCTCGGGCTGGTCGACACGCTGGTGGAACTGCACGCGGTGGACCCCGGGTCGGTGGGGCTCGGAGACTTCGGACGCCCCGAGGGCTTCCTCGACCGGCAGCTGCGACGCTGGGGCAAGCAGCTGGACGCCTCCCGCAACCGCGAGCTGCCCGGTATCGACGAGCTGCACGCCGCGCTCGGGCGAGAGCTGCCCGTCTCCCCCGCGCCCACCGTCATCCACGGCGACTACCGCCTGGACAACGTGCTGATCGGCTCCGACGACGAGATCAAGGCCGTCCTCGACTGGGAGATGTCGACACTCGGCGACCCGCTGACCGACCTCGGCCTGCTGGTGATGTACAGCTCCGATCTCGGCCTGCCCGAGTCCCCGGTGTCCACCACCAGCGGCGCGGCCGGCCACCCCGCTCCCGCCGAACTGATCGAGCGCTACGCCACCCGCTCCGGCCGGGACACCTCCGCCATCTCCTGGTACACGGCGTTCGCGTGGTTCAAGCTCGCCGTGATCCTGGAGGGCATCCACTACCGCTACACCCTCGGCCAGACGGTCGGCGCCGGCTTCGACCGGATCGGCGATCTCGTCCCCGTCTTCATCGAGCACGGCCTCACCACCCTTCAGGAAGGCTGA
- a CDS encoding DMT family transporter: MSVLVLVLAVSAACCLGFGFVLQQAAARHAPRRDYLSPRLLLDLMQVRSWLAGIGLMVSGMALGALALGKGEVSVVEPLLATNLLFAMALSRHRTGQRLGRQGWAGLWLLAGGVTAFLLGGRPQGGETITNALRHWLVVGVVVGIALLLTTFAKRSQHGAAAALLAVAAGLLYGLQDALTRMSGQLLSDSGWTTLMTSWQPYAVVVLGVTGLILVQSAFETAPLRMSLPALTAAQPLAGIACGIGFLGDQVRTDAGALAWQAAGLVAIVVGIVLLGMHPAMPTGHDHHRRKRSLQPH, translated from the coding sequence GTGTCGGTGCTGGTGCTCGTACTCGCCGTGAGCGCCGCCTGCTGTCTGGGATTCGGCTTTGTCCTGCAGCAGGCCGCCGCCCGGCACGCCCCGAGGAGGGACTATCTCTCCCCCCGGCTGCTGCTCGACCTGATGCAGGTCCGGAGCTGGCTGGCCGGGATCGGCCTGATGGTCAGCGGAATGGCGCTGGGGGCACTGGCCCTGGGCAAGGGCGAGGTGTCCGTCGTCGAGCCTCTCCTGGCGACCAATCTGCTCTTCGCCATGGCCCTGTCCCGCCATCGCACCGGCCAGCGACTCGGCCGGCAGGGCTGGGCCGGGCTCTGGCTGCTGGCCGGCGGCGTCACCGCCTTCCTGCTGGGGGGTCGGCCGCAGGGCGGCGAGACGATCACGAACGCACTGCGGCACTGGCTGGTGGTCGGCGTGGTCGTGGGTATAGCCCTGCTGCTCACGACCTTCGCCAAGCGCTCGCAGCACGGAGCGGCCGCAGCGCTGCTGGCGGTGGCGGCCGGGCTGCTGTACGGCCTCCAGGACGCACTGACCCGGATGAGCGGGCAGCTGCTGTCGGACTCGGGGTGGACGACGCTGATGACGAGCTGGCAGCCGTACGCGGTGGTGGTGCTGGGCGTGACGGGGCTGATCCTGGTGCAGAGCGCGTTCGAGACGGCGCCGCTGCGGATGTCGCTGCCCGCGCTGACCGCCGCCCAGCCGCTGGCCGGGATCGCCTGCGGCATCGGTTTCCTCGGCGACCAGGTGCGCACCGACGCGGGTGCGCTGGCCTGGCAGGCGGCCGGGCTGGTGGCGATCGTCGTCGGGATCGTGCTGCTGGGGATGCATCCGGCGATGCCGACGGGCCACGACCACCACCGCCGCAAGCGCAGCCTGCAGCCGCACTGA
- a CDS encoding glucarate dehydratase family protein — MNPALLIDEVRLTPILIADPPLLNTQGVHQPYTPRLVVEVVTRGGTTGIGETYGDGKYLELAEPLAQALVGRSVSDLNGLFALAEEVCGDSRAADERVEAGGLRGVQTADKLRLSVVSGFEVAFLDALGKSLGLPVHALLGGKVRDSVEYSAYLFYRWAAHPEGGEQDDWGAAVDPAGVVTQARRFADEYGFSSFKLKGGVFEPDQEIAAIRALAEAFPGQPLRLDPNGAWSVETSLYVAEQLKDVLEYLEDPATGTDLMAAVAAGTDVPLATNMCVTTLAEIPGAFARGAVQVVLSDHHYWGGLHRTRELAAICRTFGVGLSMHSNTHLGISLAAMTHVAATVPNLDYACDSHYPWQTEDVITTRHVFEDGRLTVSDAPGLGVELDRERLAVLHRRWLADDGTMRERDDAAAMRKAEPEWVTPAIPRW; from the coding sequence ATGAATCCTGCGTTGCTGATCGACGAAGTCCGGCTGACCCCGATCCTCATAGCCGACCCGCCGCTGCTCAACACCCAGGGAGTCCACCAGCCGTACACCCCACGGCTCGTCGTGGAGGTCGTCACGCGCGGTGGCACGACCGGCATCGGGGAGACCTACGGGGACGGCAAGTACCTCGAACTCGCCGAGCCGCTCGCCCAGGCCCTGGTCGGCCGCTCGGTCAGCGATCTGAACGGCCTCTTCGCCCTCGCCGAGGAGGTGTGCGGCGATTCACGCGCCGCCGACGAGCGCGTGGAGGCCGGCGGGCTGCGCGGCGTCCAGACCGCCGACAAGCTCCGGCTCTCCGTCGTCTCCGGCTTCGAGGTCGCCTTCCTGGACGCCCTGGGCAAATCCCTGGGCCTGCCCGTGCACGCGCTGCTCGGCGGCAAGGTCCGCGACAGCGTCGAGTACAGCGCGTACCTCTTCTACCGCTGGGCCGCCCACCCCGAGGGCGGCGAACAGGACGACTGGGGTGCCGCCGTCGACCCGGCCGGAGTCGTCACCCAGGCGCGCCGGTTCGCCGACGAGTACGGCTTCTCCTCCTTCAAGCTCAAGGGCGGCGTCTTCGAACCGGACCAGGAGATCGCCGCGATCCGCGCCCTCGCCGAGGCGTTCCCCGGGCAGCCGCTGCGGCTGGACCCGAACGGCGCCTGGTCCGTCGAGACCTCGCTGTACGTCGCCGAGCAGCTGAAGGACGTACTCGAATATCTGGAGGACCCGGCGACCGGCACGGACCTGATGGCCGCCGTCGCCGCGGGCACCGACGTACCGCTCGCCACGAACATGTGCGTCACGACTCTCGCCGAGATCCCGGGGGCCTTCGCCCGCGGCGCCGTCCAGGTCGTGCTCTCCGACCACCACTACTGGGGCGGCCTGCACCGCACCCGTGAGCTGGCCGCGATCTGCCGCACCTTCGGAGTCGGACTCTCCATGCACTCCAACACCCACCTGGGGATCAGCCTCGCCGCGATGACCCATGTCGCGGCCACCGTCCCCAACCTCGACTACGCCTGTGACAGCCACTACCCGTGGCAGACCGAGGACGTCATCACCACCCGTCATGTGTTCGAGGACGGCCGGCTGACCGTCTCCGACGCCCCGGGGCTCGGCGTCGAACTCGACCGGGAGCGGCTGGCCGTACTGCACCGGCGGTGGCTCGCCGACGACGGCACGATGCGCGAGCGCGACGACGCGGCGGCCATGCGCAAGGCCGAGCCGGAGTGGGTGACGCCGGCCATCCCGCGCTGGTGA
- a CDS encoding NADP-dependent oxidoreductase produces the protein MKAISYSRYGGAEVLEYGERPDPKVGPDSVLVKVRAAAVNPVDWKAREGHLQSGLEAVFPVIPGWDVSGVVVQPGIAVDEFAVGDEVIGYVREDFLSRGTFAEYVAAPVRTLARKPLSLSFEAAAGLPLAGLTAYQVLHRSLRIQEGDTVLVHAAAGGVGSLAVQLARHAGARVIGTASDHNHDHVRRLGGEPVAYGEGLADRIRVLAPDGVDAAFDTVGGEALRVSAEVLKPDGRLVSIADGEVFSYGGRYAFVRPDADDLAELSALAEEGVISVHVDRTFPLEQAADAYRLNEEGRTRGKIVVTVPWES, from the coding sequence ATGAAGGCGATCAGCTACAGCAGGTACGGCGGGGCCGAGGTCCTGGAGTACGGCGAGCGGCCAGACCCGAAGGTCGGCCCGGACAGTGTGCTGGTGAAAGTGCGGGCAGCGGCCGTCAACCCGGTCGACTGGAAGGCCAGGGAGGGCCATCTCCAGTCGGGACTGGAGGCAGTCTTTCCGGTTATCCCCGGCTGGGATGTCTCCGGAGTCGTCGTACAGCCCGGTATCGCCGTCGACGAATTCGCCGTCGGCGACGAGGTCATCGGCTATGTGCGGGAGGACTTCCTGTCCCGCGGAACCTTCGCCGAATACGTCGCCGCCCCCGTGCGCACCCTCGCCCGCAAGCCGCTGAGCCTGAGCTTCGAGGCCGCGGCGGGCCTGCCGCTGGCCGGGCTCACCGCCTACCAGGTGCTGCACCGCTCGCTGCGGATCCAGGAGGGCGACACCGTACTGGTCCACGCGGCCGCGGGCGGGGTGGGCTCACTGGCCGTCCAACTCGCCCGGCACGCGGGCGCCCGCGTCATCGGCACCGCCAGCGACCACAACCATGACCATGTGCGCCGGCTCGGCGGCGAACCGGTGGCGTACGGCGAAGGGCTCGCCGACCGGATCCGGGTCCTGGCCCCCGACGGGGTCGACGCCGCCTTCGACACCGTCGGCGGCGAGGCCCTGCGCGTCTCCGCGGAAGTGCTGAAGCCCGATGGCCGGCTGGTGTCCATCGCGGACGGCGAGGTCTTCTCGTACGGCGGCCGCTATGCCTTCGTACGGCCCGACGCCGACGACCTCGCCGAGCTGAGCGCACTGGCCGAGGAGGGCGTCATCTCGGTCCATGTCGATCGAACCTTCCCGCTGGAACAGGCCGCGGACGCCTACCGGCTGAACGAGGAGGGGCGCACCCGGGGGAAGATCGTCGTCACCGTCCCCTGGGAGAGCTGA
- a CDS encoding YidH family protein — translation MNDFVQGLRLWFAPERIRDEGDTPDYRFSLANERTFLAWIRTALALIGGGFAVDQFLPDLAWGVRAGLALALLAAGVLCALRAVNHWVRCERAMRRGEDLPVSRFPALLALAVAVVAVAMVVVVVFGWEAR, via the coding sequence GTGAACGACTTCGTACAAGGTCTGAGGCTGTGGTTCGCGCCGGAGCGGATCCGTGACGAGGGCGACACGCCCGACTACCGCTTCTCGCTCGCCAACGAGCGCACCTTCCTCGCCTGGATCCGGACGGCTCTGGCGCTCATCGGCGGCGGCTTCGCCGTCGACCAGTTCCTGCCCGACCTGGCCTGGGGGGTCAGAGCGGGGCTGGCGCTCGCGCTGCTCGCGGCCGGTGTGCTGTGTGCGCTGCGGGCGGTCAACCACTGGGTGCGGTGCGAGCGGGCGATGCGGCGCGGCGAGGACCTGCCGGTCTCCCGCTTCCCGGCGCTGCTCGCCCTCGCGGTCGCCGTCGTCGCGGTCGCGATGGTGGTGGTCGTCGTCTTCGGCTGGGAGGCCCGTTGA
- a CDS encoding NUDIX domain-containing protein produces the protein MTAADEILDIVDENDEVVGQAPRGEATARGLRHRCVFIEARDAEGRLFVHRRTPTKLVFPSHYDMFVGGVVGAGESYDEAALREAEEELGVTGLPRPEPLFKFLYRSAEHTWWSHVYQVRCELPVNPQVEEIAWHTFLTDDELTERLGDWEWVPDGLETYHRLREFRAGRAPADDRMSAG, from the coding sequence ATGACTGCTGCTGACGAAATCCTGGACATCGTCGACGAGAACGACGAGGTCGTCGGTCAGGCCCCGCGCGGTGAGGCGACCGCGCGGGGCCTGCGCCATCGCTGTGTCTTCATCGAGGCCAGGGACGCCGAGGGCCGGCTCTTCGTGCACCGCAGGACCCCGACCAAGCTGGTCTTTCCCTCGCACTACGACATGTTCGTCGGCGGAGTGGTCGGCGCGGGCGAGTCGTACGACGAGGCGGCGCTGCGCGAGGCCGAGGAGGAGCTGGGTGTCACGGGACTCCCCCGCCCCGAGCCGCTCTTCAAGTTCCTCTACCGGAGCGCGGAGCACACCTGGTGGTCGCACGTCTACCAGGTGCGTTGCGAGCTGCCGGTGAACCCGCAGGTGGAGGAGATCGCCTGGCACACCTTCCTCACCGACGACGAGCTGACGGAGCGGCTCGGCGACTGGGAGTGGGTGCCGGACGGGCTGGAGACGTATCACCGACTGCGGGAGTTCCGGGCGGGCCGGGCCCCGGCGGACGACCGGATGAGCGCTGGTTAG
- a CDS encoding DUF202 domain-containing protein yields MTAAVRDPGLQPERTRLAWRRTTLSCTVVALLAGKQALHDGATPAGLVALSLSVLAWLGFLQVAHRRVRVMGTAQPRPLSPRGALTAAVCTVALAVFAAAMIF; encoded by the coding sequence TTGACGGCCGCCGTCCGGGACCCTGGGCTGCAGCCCGAGCGGACCCGGCTGGCGTGGCGGCGTACCACCCTGTCGTGCACGGTGGTGGCCCTGCTGGCGGGCAAGCAGGCCCTGCACGACGGTGCGACCCCGGCCGGCCTCGTCGCCCTGTCCCTGAGCGTGCTGGCCTGGCTGGGCTTTCTGCAGGTGGCGCACCGGCGGGTACGGGTGATGGGGACCGCTCAGCCGCGGCCCCTGTCGCCGCGCGGCGCGCTGACAGCGGCGGTCTGCACGGTGGCGCTCGCCGTGTTCGCAGCGGCGATGATCTTCTGA